The region CCTGACAAGGCCCATCCCCTATTTAAGATTTAAAGAAGTATGCATaattattttcacgaaaaatggtacattttgtGACGGTTCCCCGACGAAATCGTCGACGGTTAATACAAATTATATATCTGAATAGACAGTGTTTAATTTATTCAATAAAAGTTATCTTGTGCTTGGAACaatcaagtaatagaaaaactcGGAAATTTGTACGGAAAAAGTccagaaatacagcttttatcctaaaaaattacgcacagacggacgaacagatggtTTCTTTTTTCTTACAACTTTCAGATATTGTAATATtgtatcaaaacaagttttttttgctgttattaacgcaaaataaatactttataagcattttttccttattttacggctaatattCAAAGTCAAAAATGCCAAAGCTTAGCATATGTTCCCGTGTCCGTCGGGGAaaaattgattttcatattcgtttGAATGACGGTTcgaactacttattaaaagaaatttcaggtTGATATCTTACTCCTAAcgcttttataataaaatgaaattgatgaaaaaatgggACAAAAATTACCGTTATacggtccctatagcaagtctacagatcgtacagacgggcaaacttacctaaaactatttattttaatagaaataatataaatattccaTGGCATGTTACTTTAGAGCCTTAgttgtggtaaaatattttttagagaATAAAATGGATTTTCGTGTAGTTTTTTACGTTTGAACCTGGCACCAATGTTCGAGCCCGATCGACCCTTAAGATCGGGTTTGAACATTGTGCTTTACATTTGTGAAGTAGTTCTACAAATATATGTCACTTTTATTATGATAGCTTTAGTACGGTTGTcgtaatatttgattgaaaatgatTTCAGGCCCGGGGCTTGAACCCTTCTTGAGATCGGTCTGACCAGACCAGGGGGTTCCGAATGTGTTTTATTGTGTAGcatttaataatatctagctaaaatgtcaAACTCTACGAGAAAAATACAGGTTTTGACACTCGAAAATTTGATGTCAGAAATAAAGCTGACCCCCGGACGCAAGGGATGAAAGGAACATATTCAAATGGCCTTAATCTTTTGCATATCGATTTTGTCAGGGTACTGCCCAACATTTTAAACCCTTCACAAAAAATATCCATGATTTTATTCGGTAGAGCTGAAAAAATGAGATGGTGAGAAGTGAAAATCTAAAAGAAAGTGCATTATTCTGTGAATTTGAAATTTCGACTTCCTCATTTTTTGCGGTTGTATTTTTTTGTAGGTCAGGGTTAGGCGTTGGGTCAAGGCCAATCGTTTGGTACTTGGGGACCAACCAATTTCCGTCGGAAATTCCCGACCGAGTTCactttgcgtgcgtgcgtgtatgtgtgttggTCATGTGCttggtttacgtttggggagacTACGTTTTGAGAACGTGACTTTCCTTGTTGGATATTCGTCCTTGTTTTCATTATGGAAATCTATAGGAAGATCACAATTTTTATAGCATTGACGCAAATAgaaacttttctacaatgtagatttaaatgaaacttctcactgttgtaaataaacataaggCTTATAATACGGTGAAATTAAATGAATAGATCCGTCTGCATGTTATTGAGATATTTGCTCATGATTAACGTGATCCACATATTTCAagttgttttgaattatttaacatgtcagatgtttcaatatcatatttcaacCTCAGAAAGATAGTTACTTTGCCATTGTGATAAagttactcacgggttgccattaatttataaaatggttttcattttcatacgccgaatccaggctttattctacattatccggataaatgacgttgcgCCATCACTTCATGTTGATCGAACTTGCAGAATTACTTGAACTCGTACCTAACTACTTACTAATTGTGAATCCTCGTTCTTTTAGCATTAATTTATGTATCATTATCAAAATGTGTTGTATCACATAGTAAACTCTATGAAATTTAAAGACATTGCATTAACGGAACCAGAATgcctgaaatattttgattttatcaacTACCCATCAGTAATAacattcatatttatattacctATGGTTGGTTTCCTTACACGACTTGCAAAAAAACTTTCCATGTTCTCTGCAATACCACGAACACTGTGTACCGTCATGTCTCTCACATCTAAGGTCAGTACATGAACCATTTAATACACCACTGTCAtctgtaaaaatcaaataaagaagGTCTTTATAAAACAAGTACAAAATATACGGATCGAAAATAGTTTCTATGCATTTAAGTATAATAGCATGTACTCGGAAATACAACATATGTCCGTCCTTGTAGAGGATATTTTTTTCCGATGAAGTGTTACTGATAGAAGTTATACCACATGTATATTcactattttaaaaaataccaatTTCGATCACAGGTTTAATTTCACACTTACATTTCAACAGTTATGTTTGGTCAGCTGTAAAAGTTAGATAAAGAAGGTCTTAATAATATGAccttataaacaaataaaactatACGAATAGGAAATAGTTTCTATGCATTTACGTATAATAGCATGTACTCGGAAATACAACATATATCCGTCCTTGTAGGGGATGTTTGCTTCCGATGAAGTGTTGCTGACAGAAGTTATACCACATGTATAGTCACTATCTTAAAGGAACCAGTTTCGATCACAGGACTCAATTTCACAAAGCTTCTACAGTAATTTATAAGATGCTCATTTAAAGACAACTTTTAACCTAGAACATTGTGACTTACTTAGCTGTTTGGTGATATCTTTCAAGTTTTGAGAGATACAACATGTCTCAACATCATACTTCCATTTCCGCTCTTCTTCAGTCTCTAAACTCTTTTGTAAATCTGCTATGGCCTCCTGGAAATCAACTCCATGGTATATGGTAAGACGTTGTGCCAAGTCTTTTGAGGAAATGCAGTTTATTTTGAAGGACACATCTGACTGGTCTTGCAGCACTTCAACTTGAGTATCCTGAGAGACGAATATCTTTCCAAGTATCTGCTGGACTGATTTATAAGTTTTCTTGTAGGTGTGAACAATAGGTGGGATAGAATCCTCTCCGaagattctgttgttttttacTGCATATTGTATAAACCCATGTACACGCTGAATAACTTCACTTGCAGACTCTCCCAGTGGCATCACAACACGAATATTTAATCGCAACATGAGTTCAAGTAACTCTACAAAAGAAATCAGATAATATTGTCTTGTAAACTTGAAAACGCACAATGAAGTTGTAAATTTTTAAACACACAATGAAGCTTGATATTCTTACAATTCATGGAACTATGTTTGTTCATAAGACATACGTGTAATAACTTCCAAAACGTAAACTTTATTCGCTGAACAAAAATAATTCAGATCAAAACAGGCATTTGTTATAACGTACTAAGTGCATGATACTCTGTTCTCTTTTCTATTTTCCAAAACAAAATTGCTGGATATTTTTTCAATCTTAATGTAAACTAAAATGTATTCAAAGCCGGccatcataattatattgtacATTTATCACGGTAGAAATAATCACCTTTTTTTTCCTCCAAAGGGCTGTCCCTCTGAAAGGCTGATATCAGCTGTCGCATCACTTGTAGTTCCTCTTCCGCctctaaaataaaaaacatttctcaagcgatatataaacatgtatctgtatatttttacatgaaagaaAATTAACGATTAATTTTGCATGTACAATGGGGGTTGGGGCGGAGATTCAATCGCACTGAACCTTACCTAAACAGCAAAGATTACGGTGACATTTTCCTAAATATTGTGTCTCAAGATAATGATGGACATACACCTGCTGCACACATTTCAGAACAAACCAGTCTTTGTGGTTATGGAAAGGATTAACTATAGGTATCTGTTTCATGATTACTCCCATAGTTATCTGTCTTACGCTAATGAACTTCTAAATTACGTCAGAGctataattttcatgaacattaaaaataaaaattaaagcaaACTGCTGGCGAAAAATACCTGGTAAAACATTGAAAACTAGTTTTGATAGAATTTTAGATCAATCAGATCATTGGCGAAGCAGTGTCTTAAATTATATGTAAATCTGCTGTTATAAAAGCAGTTAAATGGTTTATAcaaacttttcaatttttcattcAAGTGTTGAACTTCTTGgtctctctgaaaataaaatacatggaGTCAACTAGGGGCTCGTAAACATGTAGACTTTTAAATAAAGCAATAACAATTGCACACACACACAACTGAAAATGTAATTGAAATCAGTTGAATCTGTGACTGACATTGCGCAAAgagtcattttgttttgatagaTTTAAAAATGGTAAATTATCTATCTGTTACAAGATCCCTGCTGTCAAAAATAGCAGAACATTTGTATGGAATATACTCTTTATCAAATCTAACGTGCAACTGCTATTACATGAAGTAATCTTTGTATTATATATCTTTGGCCAATGTTAGCCCATTCTAAATAAAGCAATAACAATTGCACACACACACAACTGAAAATGTAATTGAAATGAGTTGAATCTGTGACTGACATTGCGCAAAgagtcattttgttttgatagaTTTAAAAATGGTAAATTATCTATCTGTTACAAGATCCCTGCTGTCAAAAATAGCAGAACATTTGTATGGAATATACTCTTTATCAAATCTAACGTGCAACTGCTATTACATGAAGTAATCTTTGTATTATATATCTTTGGCCAATGTTAGCCCATTCTAAGGATACAGTCGAACTTCTGTAGATTAAAGGAATAGGTGGAGATGCGGTGACCAGACTTTCGTTCAAAGCAACATTTTCCCTCGGAAAAAATGAGCAAAACttcaaataaaacatgtctgtttCACTTTGAGACATgatatagtgcatattttctgacctggcggagatatttaCAGAAAGGTCATCAATGGGCCATTCTATCATTGAGTTTAGGGTAATCGGCTACATCGTTAGATTTCGATTCATTCCGTTGAATTTTCCGTAAATGGGAATAAATagaataattagaaaatatagatttcttACGAATAAATCCAATATGCACTAAGTTAcgtattgattttaatggtacagCCTGTACTAAAATATCTCCGCCAGGttagaaaatatgcactataataTGATAAGTTATGTACTACACAATTATCTGTTGCATTTCGACTGGTGTTAATCAAACTATTTCCTCTTGCTTTAGAAGCAGCAATGTGACAAAAAAGCTCTTATATGTATGTGACTTTCTCAAATTAGCTCTTTTATGTATATTACTTTCTCGGATTTTTAGTCACCATtctaactaaaactaaaaattgAACTTTAAGGATCTGCGGACACTTCTTATTATTGAAATCAACCTTGTTCATACCTTATGATGAGCTGGATGCTAAATCGATGTAAACCAATTTGAAACATTACAGGTCAAAATGAATAAGTCACTACTAAATCAGGATACAACAATATAAAAAGTGGTCCAGATTTTTAACGAATACAATTAACAATTAACATGTTTGAAATTATCAGATCAAATTCACCGTGCACATGTATATTTTAGGGGGGAAAAGACCGAACATGTAAAAGCATGAGTACTTGTTTATGAGCTTCTTTAAACGCATCAGCAGCTTCCTTCATTGCATGGTCGTTCAAGTTTTGGATTTCTTCTGACGTAACAATATTAATTTGATGCTGTTTTAACtatcaaagaaaatacataaTGTACATATTATTTTATCTGACATTAGGACAAATAATATtgataatgaataaaataaataaaactgtattgTCACAAACCTTTTTGATCACAGTTATAATAATTATAGAATGCAGGTTCGATTGAACGCCTTAGATTATTAATGTTCAAATGATAATGTGTATCTGATGacgaaataaattataattataaaataaaacacaggAGTAGCTAACAGGCATCAATGAGAATGCTTTCAGATGGCATAATACTCTTATGTTATTTTTGCTAAAACCCTCATATAAACATTAACCTCAACAAAACAATAATATGTCTACGAGAGAATGTAGTAATTTAGTTTATAATATGACAAATGGGTAACTAAAGTAAGAACGACGAAAAAGGAGTAAATGGTGATATATTAAACGACACCTTGTCAATACTTTTCAATGCTTCTTTTACGCTATCATCCTTTTCAAACACCATCTTATTAGCATTGTTCTTGACTTCCAGTACATCTTTGAAATTATCGAAATATTCATGAAGTTGGTCGTCTGACAGTTCATAATTCGCATTGTGAAGTATCTCATTGCGAGTGGTTTTCgcctaaaataatatttatttatatctataGAATAAGGTgtacaaatatgtattttgtcggATGAAATTTGATACCGCACGAACACAAATAAAAGCTTGACTGTGtaaaagttatatatttgtatattaaattaCGTAAAAGCAGCAGCTGTACCTACAGCAGTAGGAAAATCATTTCACGAATGTGCAAATGCGATGCTCATTTTGAAAGTAAACAaatctttacaaaataaaagtaatagaTATTACCAAATCAAAAACACCATAATTGACATCTGTTAGATATCTCTTGTTGTTTACGAACAAACTCAGCAGTCCTGCGCAGTCAATTTCTTTAGAAGACCTCTTTCCTTTGTAACCTTTGGTATTTATATAGCAAGTTGCCACACTCCAGTGGTCGGAGCTCCATCGATCAAGTTGCGTGTTCTCCAATTCAGGATGCTCGAACCGATGATCGGACACTATTTGGTCATAAAACAGACTGCAGTATCCCTTATTAGGACACGGCTGCCTATTATATCGGTAATCTGAACATAGACActtattcttgttttgttttctgtaacATTGTTTCTTATCGTGCAAGGGATAAAGACTGTCTGTACTACATTGTGTACATGGTTGTTTTGAATTAGGTAGAGTCTTCAACATTTCAATATGGCGACGTTTCACTTCTTTCTCTGCTACACCTTCTAACCCAAGCTTAAGGTACTTAAGACCAAGAACACCTCTTACCCAGTTGGTGTAAAGTCTTTCTGATAGTTGAAGTTTTACTGACAGGTCAGCTTCGCCtgtgaatttaaatttaaatataacactTTTTGTAAGTAATATAAGGGATATAGGACACCATGGCATTTACTTTCATTTGAGGTCTAAAGACAAGGAACAATATCcgacagggaaagccatgttccaaaaacgcagcatTTCCAAGGACAAAACAATCAAATACAgggacacagtggggcaccgccttgaaacggtcagtggcaaaaccaccactaaggagtttaaaccggtttttcacttttctctattttaagatgcacctaacctcactctagCCCCCACCATGTTCGAAAGTCTcaagacagtataaataaaagtaatccccgccacgTGAAACTCTGAAACTCttacatacgtaaaggcaacagaagacatgtaaatgtaaaacacaaaacctTGTAAGCATTTcagtatcaatataattttactatactatatacggTTGAATTTTACGATTTTAAAATAGTGTCTAAAAAAGTAGTTATAAATTGTTattgtttcttatatataaatttcTCATGACAATTCCGTGCAATGTTTAACGAAACTTTTCACCTGTGACGTGTTGTAATATCACATTtgagtaaaatgtttaaataaagtcGGTATATCACTAGAGAATATCTTACCCTTTACTGTTATTCCTGTACATGATGTAACTCTATCAAATGCTATTACGTACAATCCttcatcttcaaacttcacattccGAATGATAAGTTTATGCTCCAGACCATGTGAAACGGCAACTACTCGAGACGTTTGTGTTATTTCCTTGTTGTTATGGAACCATTTTGGGTTCTTAGTATGTGCGTTAACAGTGCATACAAGAGATATATCCATATTTTCTTTAacctgtccgtcaacatttataTGTAGAGCTTCGACCACAATTAAATCGtattctgtttaaaaataaatatataattcgTTATATTTTGTCATTTCGAGCAGCAACATTTTAAAGCAGTATGTATTTCTATCTTGGCAAATCATGCTAATTAAAGCCTATATCTCAACATTAAAGAGAAGCGGGTCAGATTTGCGATTTGCAGTTTAGTTTAATATGACGAGGTTAAACCACTTTTTTATCACAGCAATATAGATACTAAGTCAGGTGaccgatacagggccttcataaccttcattaaatgatattttaagtgGTTGATAAAAAGAAGTCTGAACAATTTTTGGTCTAGGGATTTTCTAGTCAATAATTTCAAATACAAGGAATATTGTAACGGCTTGTTAGGGCATTTACAGTAATatataaaagatgaaaataaGGTAATTTACTTCACACTTCTATTATATAATGGAAAGACAATCTTCAGTTGACCATAGTATGTATATATAGGTTATAATTTATTTTCCGTACTTTTGGAGTTTCTGCcggtttaaaattttcaaaatgtattatgTAATCTTATTTACTTGAGACTTTAACGTAAGCTGACGTTGACAATGTTTTGTAGATACATGAGTATTTTCCAGTATCTTCAAGTTTTGCTCTTGCAAACATCAACCAGTGATAACCTTTATCTGCATAAACCCTGATAGTTTCCGTTTCAAGGAGTGGTTTATCATTTTTACGCCACCCAGCTTGACATCCATTTGTGTTAAGCTCACAAGAAAGAACAACTGATTCATCTTCATGCACAACAATGTCGGAAAGTTGCTGAATAAACTCTGTTGTTTCTGCTGTATCTGTAATATTAAGTATGAACAAATAGCTAGTCTAATATATGTACCGAATTAGATAATTATATCAACAAAACAATATCAATAATTGACGTACAATAGAAGTTTACAGATAGTTTGAATGCGATCACCATCTATTAACTTGGTCTATGCAATACAAATACATTACGTGGCTGGGAAATCATCATTTTACAAAGTACATGCAACGACTTTTGATACCTTTTAAACAAGACTGTTGAAATAAGTGATGCCTTTAATGCCTTTAGGTATGATGATATCTAATTTGTAACAGAATTTTCTTCATACTTCTGTTTCATAAGGGATATGTTGCAACGTCAGTCTAAAGTTGATCATAGAATGTATACATAGGAATATAACGCCATGAAACTAAACTGCCTTTCCAGGGACAGCAAAAATAGAACGAAATTTTCTGATGAATGTTTCATTTGTGTTTGGACTTCGGTGATATACGTTATTCACAATTATCAAATACCTTATGAACAGTagtatttatgttaaaattacaTGGTTTTCAAACGCGTGTCAATTAAAAAAATGCTGGTACACTTCTGGTCCCAGGCAGAACACCGGCATGTCGATATCGTATATTTATCTCTtattaataatgatttaaaatattgaattgtAATTCCAGAATAGTGGCTTCTCTAGATAATCTTGAGAgttaacatgtttgtttttactattattatttttatttaacgtcgcacctacacataataggtcatatggcgactttccagcttttaattgtggcggaagaccccaggtacccctccgtgcattatttcatcacgagcgggcacctgggtagaaccaccgaccttctgtaagccagctggatggctccctcaaatgaagaattcaacgccccgattaAAGCTCGAACCAGATATATAAGTTGCGTTAGTTTTTCATGTATTACATACGTACATTTATCTATTACCGTTTAAGTCACAGCGGGCTATTTTgctgatacatgaaaatatattaacatgAGTGAGAATAGTCACGTACTATTGGATTCTACCTTGCATCCTTTGTTCCTACTCAACAGATCATCTTCCGTTTCACTCTGTCCATCTGAATCTAATTCGCTGTTTATGGCGACACGAATACTCCTATCAACATTCTCCGCTTGTTGCAGTTCTTTAATGACCCCTTCACTAACTTTGATTGCTTCCGATTCATCGTAAGAATGAATCAATCGTTTACATTCATTTTCGGCTTCACTTCCTTTGACAAGTTCAATCAAAGATTCGCGTAGTGACTCCCATTTCTGCTGCTTATATGTATTGTATTCCAGTGACGCGGAATGAGTATACTTTTCAACATTTCTTAGTTGGTCAAAAATGCATCTGACGCAGTTAAATTTTGAACTTTCTG is a window of Mercenaria mercenaria strain notata unplaced genomic scaffold, MADL_Memer_1 contig_3576, whole genome shotgun sequence DNA encoding:
- the LOC128546240 gene encoding uncharacterized protein LOC128546240, with the translated sequence MDNHAKEESITRGHDLYIRHISLLGKAVPLALKAVIRKIEAKHGKTFDSILTEKKDTIKTFHYDLFQALFKEDEESVNTQIESWGLSTMCGVIFVLSESSKFNCVRCIFDQLRNVEKYTHSASLEYNTYKQQKWESLRESLIELVKGSEAENECKRLIHSYDESEAIKVSEGVIKELQQAENVDRSIRVAINSELDSDGQSETEDDLLSRNKGCKVESNNTAETTEFIQQLSDIVVHEDESVVLSCELNTNGCQAGWRKNDKPLLETETIRVYADKGYHWLMFARAKLEDTGKYSCIYKTLSTSAYVKVSKYDLIVVEALHINVDGQVKENMDISLVCTVNAHTKNPKWFHNNKEITQTSRVVAVSHGLEHKLIIRNVKFEDEGLYVIAFDRVTSCTGITVKGEADLSVKLQLSERLYTNWVRGVLGLKYLKLGLEGVAEKEVKRRHIEMLKTLPNSKQPCTQCSTDSLYPLHDKKQCYRKQNKNKCLCSDYRYNRQPCPNKGYCSLFYDQIVSDHRFEHPELENTQLDRWSSDHWSVATCYINTKGYKGKRSSKEIDCAGLLSLFVNNKRYLTDVNYGVFDLAKTTRNEILHNANYELSDDQLHEYFDNFKDVLEVKNNANKMVFEKDDSVKEALKSIDKLKQHQINIVTSEEIQNLNDHAMKEAADAFKEAHKQRDQEVQHLNEKLKKAEEELQVMRQLISAFQRDSPLEEKKGDYFYRDKCTI
- the LOC128553190 gene encoding uncharacterized protein LOC128553190, yielding MLRLNIRVVMPLGESASEVIQRVHGFIQYAVKNNRIFGEDSIPPIVHTYKKTYKSVQQILGKIFVSQDTQVEVLQDQSDVSFKINCISSKDLAQRLTIYHGVDFQEAIADLQKSLETEEERKWKYDVETCCISQNLKDITKQLNDSGVLNGSCTDLRCERHDGTQCSWYCREHGKFFCKSCKETNH